A section of the Bombus fervidus isolate BK054 chromosome 9, iyBomFerv1, whole genome shotgun sequence genome encodes:
- the Nmnat gene encoding nicotinamide mononucleotide adenylyltransferase isoform X1 — MLKTISQLTPVVAPSQIWLKHQSVCSSYTVVGCYGVSRNVLPRTIIQSKCSVSCLYKTTRREFQQSSKRAVITCCGTKEEKMAPTRVILMSCGSYNPPTNMHLRMFEIARDHLHRMGTHIVVGGVISPVHDAYAKKELASATHRCAMLRLALQNSEWIRLSTWETRQNGWTKTRLSLQYHQNLLNSVVFDWANVKHNVSAEDLEWIPENVKNSSDHTPIQIKLLCGADLLESFGTYDLWAEEDIDAIVGEYGLVVITREGSNPNKFIYDSDILSKYMHNIYIVTEWIPNEVSSTRIRRALKRGESVRYLVQDSVIDYVYKQGIYDAKSTTSTIKLELTSPNANNYLTIDSKYQSTFLTPSPSDVTMDSPSPIEIISIDVPDTVLRKNIQNATNMACVASRHAGCGGLEEAREKFISALVAENGNAKHITTAKAAYPGLAKQIIATETGESQILDEVGFVDDDRKVRKVVRVQPRSSQLEEVSPGVATSSKRENLVKLNTKPLIEAKNSVVKSSETSNRLRVQYDVVDVESGGSRVMSREARSSISSSTVSSSTMSAMDNGGGRHEGALSDFSVDKEDYRLTRYGLDDTVEDEVQDKHKDSWLGKQRSNDSIETQQGSLSRKKQYPDPKGSDEICDQDDFPNDSVRCSNTQVLVLVSAMIHNPFDKEGTTLIVEENGVQGKGEITIYKGESDGSIDKLSLLVQSPVPSSVSDESTVKIQEIVDDGTEIVREASDDSLALDDKSSKKDVSLEIDGKYVKSVVNARKSPRKTKNGQMRIHNESDEKRVKESEAIEKSVDSGTQSEETFYKTVSNASSSRSKSPKRESKSRSKIHASMISDERTKKVKRYDASLKGSLDSVITTNDSRTISRRRSKTEETFSKKSKSCESIKKIQEVCYEDPSKADSTSQLITANELDMQTDEFCSACCYVNELSLRTEEIMGTEEVILRSNCSSIVDEDSTECDICSSWNLQESTDTLDRKLISSTTDCDQLCEVCEICNEICATFNPDQEPRSYSTRDPRDLTHSRAFESSSRSLPKNSSRIGDSIATNPSLDDDSFEIENCGFQSGPESANDRKFSDQISEIQFSKSFNISDSAVIKKKSRDKYFIPKDELAILSSNSRRVNRKGSLFRKKPAEDPVNVSQDKRRYSSVDNLQSARTSSRNNDKVLRPKNSKLIGSADNIRASRSSRRCKSLQRSADNVRYVDSSTDNLDSLVESLGREDETQDDINWIEKPKVRDNETVKMILTKHGIKIISEKETAL; from the exons ATGTTGAAAACAATATCTCAATTGACTCCTGTAGTAGCACCGTCTCAAATATGGCTGAAACATCAGTCAGTGTGTAGTTCGTACACTGTGGTTGGATGTTACGGTGTCTCGCGTAACGTTTTACCTCGTACTATTATTCAATCTAAATGTTCCGTGTCCTGCTTATACAAAACTACAAGAAGAGAGTTCCAGCAGTCAAGTAAACGTGCTGTCATCACATGCTGCGggacaaaagaagaaaaaatggcACCAACGCGTGTTATTCTTATGTCGTGTGGCAGTTATAACCCTCCAACCAATATGCATTTAAGAATGTTTG AAATAGCCAGAGATCATCTTCACAGAATGGGAACGCATATTGTAGTTGGCGGTGTTATATCTCCTGTACATGATGCATATGCTAAGAAAGAACTGGCAAGCGCAACGCACAGATGTGCTATGTTGAGATTAGCTTTACAAAACAGCGAATGGATTCGACTTAGCACTTGGGAAACTAGACAGAATGGTTGGACAAAGACTAGATTAAGTTTACAGTATCatcaaaatttattgaacTCTGTGGTATTTGACTGGGCTAATGTCAAACATAATGTATCAGCGGAGGATCTGGAATGGATTccagaaaatgtaaaaaatagttCTGACCATACTCCAAtccaaattaaattattgtgcGGTGCTGATCTATTAGAAAGTTTTGGAACCTATGATCTTTGGGCTGAAGAAGAC ATCGATGCAATTGTTGGAGAATATGGTCTGGTAGTTATTACAAGGGAAGGTTCTAATCCAAATAAGTTCATATATGATTCAGATATTCTTTCTAAGTATATG cacaatatatacatagtaaCTGAATGGATTCCAAATGAAGTTAGCTCAACTAGAATAAGGAGAGCATTGAAACGAGGTGAGAGTGTCAGGTATCTCGTACAAGATTCTGTGATTGATTATGTCTATAAGCAAGGAATTTATGATGCAAAGTCAACAACATCGACAAT TAAGTTGGAACTGACCTCGCCCAACGCGAATAATTACTTGACCATTGATTCCAAGTATCAAAGCACCTTTCTCACGCCGTCGCCTAGCGACGTTACCATGGACTCCCCGAGTCCGATCGAAATTATATCCATCGATGTGCCTGATACCGTTCTGCGTAAGAATATCCAGAACGCAACAAACATGGCTTGCGTGGCCTCCCGTCACGCCGGCTGCGGTGGCCTCGAGGAGGCGCGCGAGAAATTCATTAGCGCTCTCGTTGCCGAGAACGGCAACGCCAAACATATAACGACCGCGAAGGCCGCGTATCCAGGTCTCGCGAAACAGATCATCGCCACCGAAACCGGCGAGTCGCAGATCCTCGACGAGGTAGGTTTCGTTGACGATGATAGGAAAGTTAGGAAGGTAGTCAGGGTACAGCCCCGATCGAGTCAATTGGAAGAGGTGTCCCCGGGTGTAGCCACCTCGTCGAAACGCGAGAATCTCGTCAAACTTAATACGAAGCCGTTAATCGAGGCGAAAAATAGCGTAGTTAAATCGTCAGAGACTAGTAACAGACTTCGAGTCCAGTACGACGTCGTTGATGTAGAATCAGGAGGGAGTAGAGTCATGAGTCGCGAAGCTAGATCGTCTATTTCATCTTCGACTGTCTCGTCCTCGACGATGTCCGCTATGGACAATGGTGGAGGACGCCACGAAGGCGCTTTATCCGATTTTAGCGTAGACAAGGAGGATTACAGGCTCACGCGGTACGGCTTGGACGACACGGTCGAAGACGAAGTCCAAGACAAGCATAAAGATTCCTGGTTAGGTAAACAACGATCGAACGACTCTATAGAGACTCAGCAGGGAAGTCTATCGCGCAAAAAACAATACCCTGATCCAAAGGGAAGCGACGAGATTTGCGATCAGGACGACTTTCCTAATGATAGCGTTCGATGCTCAAACACGCAGGTGTTAGTTTTAGTTAGCGCGATGATTCATAATCCTTTCGACAAGGAAGGTACGACGTTGATTGTTGAAGAGAACGGGGTACAGGGTAAAGGCGAGATCACGATATACAAAGGCGAGTCGGATGGAAGTATCGATAAATTGAGTCTTTTGGTGCAGTCGCCTGTTCCGTCGTCCGTTAGCGACGAGAGCACCGTAAAGATACAAGAGATAGTCGATGATGGAACGGAGATCGTGAGAGAAGCCTCCGATGACTCGTTGGCCTTAGATGACAAGTCCTCGAAGAAGGACGTAAGCCTAGAGATAGATGGTAAGTATGTGAAGTCAGTGGTGAACGCGCGCAAGAGTCCCAGGAAGACAAAGAACGGTCAGATGAGAATACATAATGAAAGTGACGAGAAAAGAGTGAAAGAGAGCGAAGCAATAGAAAAGAGCGTCGACTCGGGCACGCAATCGGAAGAAACGTTCTATAAGACTGTCTCGAATGCTTCTTCGTCGAGATCAAAGAGCCCTAAAAGAGAGAGCAAATCTCGATCGAAGATCCACGCGTCCATGATCAGCGATGAAAGAACCAAGAAAGTGAAACGGTACGACGCGTCGTTAAAAGGAAGTCTCGATTCGGTGATCACCACGAACGATTCGAGGACGATTTCTAGAAGGAGATCGAAGACCGAGGAAACGTTCTCGAAGAAATCGAAGAGCTGCGAGTCCATTAAGAAGATCCAGGAAGTGTGTTACGAAGATCCTTCCAAAGCGGACAGTACGTCTCAGCTGATCACGGCGAACGAACTAGACATGCAAACCGACGAATTCTGCTCTGCCTGCTGCTACGTGAACGAATTGTCTTTAAGGACGGAAGAGATAATGGGAACGGAAGAAGTAATCCTGCGTTCCAATTGCAGTTCCATCGTCGACGAAGATTCTACGGAATGCGATATTTGTAGTTCTTGGAATTTGCAAGAGTCGACTGACACCTTGGATCGGAAACTCATTTCCTCCACGACCGACTGCGATCAGCTATGCGAGGTTTGTGAGATCTGCAACGAGATCTGTGCCACTTTCAACCCCGATCAGGAGCCAAGATCGTACTCTACCAGGGATCCAAGAGATTTGACTCATAGTCGAGCGTTCGAGTCTTCCTCGAGAAGTCTTCCTAAGAACAGTTCTAGAATCGGCGACAGTATCGCGACTAATCCGTCTCTGGACGATGACAGCTTCGAGATCGAGAACTGTGGCTTCCAGAGCGGACCAGAGTCGGCGAATGATCGAAAGTTTAGCGATCAAATAAGcgaaatacaattttccaaGTCTTTCAATATCTCCGATTCGGctgttattaaaaagaaatcacgcgataaatattttattcctaaAGACGAGTTGGCTATCCTGTCTAGTAATTCCAGGCGCGTGAATCGCAAGGGATcgttatttagaaaaaaaccAGCCGAGGATCCTGTCAACGTTTCTCAAGATAAGAGACGTTATTCCTCGGTGGATAATCTTCAATCGGCCAGAACATCTTCCAGAAACAATGACAAAGTTCTGAGGCCTAAGAACAGCAAGCTGATCGGCTCAGCGGATAACATACGCGCTTCTAGAAGCTCCAGAAGATGCAAATCGTTGCAGAGATCGGCGGACAATGTTCGATACGTGGATTCGTCCACGGACAATTTGGATTCTCTGGTGGAAAGTTTAGGAAGGGAGGACGAAACGCAAGATGACATCAATTGGATAGAGAAGCCTAAAGTCAGGGACAACGAAACTGTAAAGATGATCCTGACCAAGCATGGAATTAAGATAATTAGCGAAAAGGAAACCGCTCTATAA
- the Nmnat gene encoding nicotinamide mononucleotide adenylyltransferase isoform X2, which produces MLKTISQLTPVVAPSQIWLKHQSVCSSYTVVGCYGVSRNVLPRTIIQSKCSVSCLYKTTRREFQQSSKRAVITCCGTKEEKMAPTRVILMSCGSYNPPTNMHLRMFEIARDHLHRMGTHIVVGGVISPVHDAYAKKELASATHRCAMLRLALQNSEWIRLSTWETRQNGWTKTRLSLQYHQNLLNSVVFDWANVKHNVSAEDLEWIPENVKNSSDHTPIQIKLLCGADLLESFGTYDLWAEEDIDAIVGEYGLVVITREGSNPNKFIYDSDILSKYMHNIYIVTEWIPNEVSSTRIRRALKRGESVRYLVQDSVIDYVYKQGIYDAKSTTSTIKLELTSPNANNYLTIDSKYQSTFLTPSPSDVTMDSPSPIEIISIDVPDTVLRKNIQNATNMACVASRHAGCGGLEEAREKFISALVAENGNAKHITTAKAAYPGLAKQIIATETGESQILDEGTAKPACLL; this is translated from the exons ATGTTGAAAACAATATCTCAATTGACTCCTGTAGTAGCACCGTCTCAAATATGGCTGAAACATCAGTCAGTGTGTAGTTCGTACACTGTGGTTGGATGTTACGGTGTCTCGCGTAACGTTTTACCTCGTACTATTATTCAATCTAAATGTTCCGTGTCCTGCTTATACAAAACTACAAGAAGAGAGTTCCAGCAGTCAAGTAAACGTGCTGTCATCACATGCTGCGggacaaaagaagaaaaaatggcACCAACGCGTGTTATTCTTATGTCGTGTGGCAGTTATAACCCTCCAACCAATATGCATTTAAGAATGTTTG AAATAGCCAGAGATCATCTTCACAGAATGGGAACGCATATTGTAGTTGGCGGTGTTATATCTCCTGTACATGATGCATATGCTAAGAAAGAACTGGCAAGCGCAACGCACAGATGTGCTATGTTGAGATTAGCTTTACAAAACAGCGAATGGATTCGACTTAGCACTTGGGAAACTAGACAGAATGGTTGGACAAAGACTAGATTAAGTTTACAGTATCatcaaaatttattgaacTCTGTGGTATTTGACTGGGCTAATGTCAAACATAATGTATCAGCGGAGGATCTGGAATGGATTccagaaaatgtaaaaaatagttCTGACCATACTCCAAtccaaattaaattattgtgcGGTGCTGATCTATTAGAAAGTTTTGGAACCTATGATCTTTGGGCTGAAGAAGAC ATCGATGCAATTGTTGGAGAATATGGTCTGGTAGTTATTACAAGGGAAGGTTCTAATCCAAATAAGTTCATATATGATTCAGATATTCTTTCTAAGTATATG cacaatatatacatagtaaCTGAATGGATTCCAAATGAAGTTAGCTCAACTAGAATAAGGAGAGCATTGAAACGAGGTGAGAGTGTCAGGTATCTCGTACAAGATTCTGTGATTGATTATGTCTATAAGCAAGGAATTTATGATGCAAAGTCAACAACATCGACAAT TAAGTTGGAACTGACCTCGCCCAACGCGAATAATTACTTGACCATTGATTCCAAGTATCAAAGCACCTTTCTCACGCCGTCGCCTAGCGACGTTACCATGGACTCCCCGAGTCCGATCGAAATTATATCCATCGATGTGCCTGATACCGTTCTGCGTAAGAATATCCAGAACGCAACAAACATGGCTTGCGTGGCCTCCCGTCACGCCGGCTGCGGTGGCCTCGAGGAGGCGCGCGAGAAATTCATTAGCGCTCTCGTTGCCGAGAACGGCAACGCCAAACATATAACGACCGCGAAGGCCGCGTATCCAGGTCTCGCGAAACAGATCATCGCCACCGAAACCGGCGAGTCGCAGATCCTCGACGAG
- the Nmnat gene encoding nicotinamide mononucleotide adenylyltransferase isoform X3, with amino-acid sequence MLKTISQLTPVVAPSQIWLKHQSVCSSYTVVGCYGVSRNVLPRTIIQSKCSVSCLYKTTRREFQQSSKRAVITCCGTKEEKMAPTRVILMSCGSYNPPTNMHLRMFEIARDHLHRMGTHIVVGGVISPVHDAYAKKELASATHRCAMLRLALQNSEWIRLSTWETRQNGWTKTRLSLQYHQNLLNSVVFDWANVKHNVSAEDLEWIPENVKNSSDHTPIQIKLLCGADLLESFGTYDLWAEEDIDAIVGEYGLVVITREGSNPNKFIYDSDILSKYMHNIYIVTEWIPNEVSSTRIRRALKRGESVRYLVQDSVIDYVYKQGIYDAKSTTSTIVLFFTLPIYLDTEGTAKPACLL; translated from the exons ATGTTGAAAACAATATCTCAATTGACTCCTGTAGTAGCACCGTCTCAAATATGGCTGAAACATCAGTCAGTGTGTAGTTCGTACACTGTGGTTGGATGTTACGGTGTCTCGCGTAACGTTTTACCTCGTACTATTATTCAATCTAAATGTTCCGTGTCCTGCTTATACAAAACTACAAGAAGAGAGTTCCAGCAGTCAAGTAAACGTGCTGTCATCACATGCTGCGggacaaaagaagaaaaaatggcACCAACGCGTGTTATTCTTATGTCGTGTGGCAGTTATAACCCTCCAACCAATATGCATTTAAGAATGTTTG AAATAGCCAGAGATCATCTTCACAGAATGGGAACGCATATTGTAGTTGGCGGTGTTATATCTCCTGTACATGATGCATATGCTAAGAAAGAACTGGCAAGCGCAACGCACAGATGTGCTATGTTGAGATTAGCTTTACAAAACAGCGAATGGATTCGACTTAGCACTTGGGAAACTAGACAGAATGGTTGGACAAAGACTAGATTAAGTTTACAGTATCatcaaaatttattgaacTCTGTGGTATTTGACTGGGCTAATGTCAAACATAATGTATCAGCGGAGGATCTGGAATGGATTccagaaaatgtaaaaaatagttCTGACCATACTCCAAtccaaattaaattattgtgcGGTGCTGATCTATTAGAAAGTTTTGGAACCTATGATCTTTGGGCTGAAGAAGAC ATCGATGCAATTGTTGGAGAATATGGTCTGGTAGTTATTACAAGGGAAGGTTCTAATCCAAATAAGTTCATATATGATTCAGATATTCTTTCTAAGTATATG cacaatatatacatagtaaCTGAATGGATTCCAAATGAAGTTAGCTCAACTAGAATAAGGAGAGCATTGAAACGAGGTGAGAGTGTCAGGTATCTCGTACAAGATTCTGTGATTGATTATGTCTATAAGCAAGGAATTTATGATGCAAAGTCAACAACATCGACAAT TGTCTTGTTTTTCACGCTGCCAATCTACTTGGACACTGAA
- the Nmnat gene encoding nicotinamide mononucleotide adenylyltransferase isoform X4: MLKTISQLTPVVAPSQIWLKHQSVCSSYTVVGCYGVSRNVLPRTIIQSKCSVSCLYKTTRREFQQSSKRAVITCCGTKEEKMAPTRVILMSCGSYNPPTNMHLRMFEIARDHLHRMGTHIVVGGVISPVHDAYAKKELASATHRCAMLRLALQNSEWIRLSTWETRQNGWTKTRLSLQYHQNLLNSVVFDWANVKHNVSAEDLEWIPENVKNSSDHTPIQIKLLCGADLLESFGTYDLWAEEDIDAIVGEYGLVVITREGSNPNKFIYDSDILSKYMHNIYIVTEWIPNEVSSTRIRRALKRGESVRYLVQDSVIDYVYKQGIYDAKSTTSTMVQQNLHAYCKTDN, encoded by the exons ATGTTGAAAACAATATCTCAATTGACTCCTGTAGTAGCACCGTCTCAAATATGGCTGAAACATCAGTCAGTGTGTAGTTCGTACACTGTGGTTGGATGTTACGGTGTCTCGCGTAACGTTTTACCTCGTACTATTATTCAATCTAAATGTTCCGTGTCCTGCTTATACAAAACTACAAGAAGAGAGTTCCAGCAGTCAAGTAAACGTGCTGTCATCACATGCTGCGggacaaaagaagaaaaaatggcACCAACGCGTGTTATTCTTATGTCGTGTGGCAGTTATAACCCTCCAACCAATATGCATTTAAGAATGTTTG AAATAGCCAGAGATCATCTTCACAGAATGGGAACGCATATTGTAGTTGGCGGTGTTATATCTCCTGTACATGATGCATATGCTAAGAAAGAACTGGCAAGCGCAACGCACAGATGTGCTATGTTGAGATTAGCTTTACAAAACAGCGAATGGATTCGACTTAGCACTTGGGAAACTAGACAGAATGGTTGGACAAAGACTAGATTAAGTTTACAGTATCatcaaaatttattgaacTCTGTGGTATTTGACTGGGCTAATGTCAAACATAATGTATCAGCGGAGGATCTGGAATGGATTccagaaaatgtaaaaaatagttCTGACCATACTCCAAtccaaattaaattattgtgcGGTGCTGATCTATTAGAAAGTTTTGGAACCTATGATCTTTGGGCTGAAGAAGAC ATCGATGCAATTGTTGGAGAATATGGTCTGGTAGTTATTACAAGGGAAGGTTCTAATCCAAATAAGTTCATATATGATTCAGATATTCTTTCTAAGTATATG cacaatatatacatagtaaCTGAATGGATTCCAAATGAAGTTAGCTCAACTAGAATAAGGAGAGCATTGAAACGAGGTGAGAGTGTCAGGTATCTCGTACAAGATTCTGTGATTGATTATGTCTATAAGCAAGGAATTTATGATGCAAAGTCAACAACATCGACAAT